In Pedobacter sp. WC2423, the following are encoded in one genomic region:
- a CDS encoding S8 family peptidase has protein sequence MNTLKNKVVLRGLFSTALIAGLGFSSFAQAQKDNWHNLDFKKDSVFGVSTEKAYLELLKGKKSTPVIVGVLDGGVDIKHEDLLSVIWVNKKEIAGNGKDDDKNGYIDDVNGWNFIGSAKGSVSHEALELTRVLRRDKARFEGVTAETVKSADKAAFEQYQKAQADFDKQINEAKNAVANIGGLKIALDAMVKSMGKENPTLADFQNYKTSSDMEGRLKNIMVSQLQNSTYEDFYKAQIVKGLEHYQDQLAYNLNLDFDPRAELVGDNYADSKQRNYGNNDVTGPDASHGTHVSGIIAANRTNTIGIKGVADNVQIMGVRSVPDGDERDKDVANAIRYAVANGAKVLNMSFGKAYSWDKNAVDEAVKYAMSKDVLIIQAAGNDNKNLDVEKSFPDRRYEGGGTAEAYIVVGASGSADDQTLKADFSNYGKTTVDVFAPGVKIYSTVPGSKYEAYNGTSMAAPVVAGVATLIREYYPKLTAVQVKDIIMKSVVKVNHDVAIEGADGETPKSVPFADICISGGIVNAYNALKLAADYK, from the coding sequence ATGAACACATTAAAAAATAAAGTTGTATTGCGTGGTCTGTTTAGTACCGCACTTATAGCAGGATTAGGATTCAGCTCTTTTGCTCAGGCTCAGAAAGATAACTGGCATAACCTTGACTTTAAAAAAGATTCTGTATTTGGTGTAAGTACTGAAAAAGCATACCTGGAATTACTAAAAGGTAAAAAATCAACACCAGTTATTGTAGGTGTACTGGACGGCGGAGTCGACATTAAACATGAAGATTTGCTGAGTGTAATCTGGGTAAATAAAAAAGAAATTGCTGGTAATGGAAAAGATGATGATAAAAACGGATATATAGATGATGTAAATGGCTGGAATTTTATTGGTTCAGCAAAAGGGTCTGTAAGTCACGAAGCATTGGAACTTACCCGTGTATTGCGCAGGGATAAGGCCAGATTTGAAGGTGTAACCGCAGAAACCGTTAAATCAGCTGACAAAGCAGCATTTGAACAATACCAAAAAGCACAAGCTGATTTCGATAAACAAATCAATGAAGCTAAAAATGCTGTTGCAAATATCGGTGGTTTAAAAATTGCATTGGATGCAATGGTGAAGAGCATGGGTAAAGAAAATCCAACTTTAGCTGACTTCCAGAACTATAAAACTTCATCTGATATGGAAGGCCGTTTGAAAAACATTATGGTTTCTCAATTGCAGAATTCAACTTATGAGGATTTCTATAAAGCACAAATCGTGAAAGGACTGGAACACTATCAGGATCAGCTGGCTTACAATTTAAATCTTGATTTTGATCCCAGAGCTGAGCTTGTAGGAGATAACTATGCAGACAGTAAACAAAGAAATTACGGAAATAACGATGTTACAGGCCCTGATGCAAGTCACGGAACACATGTATCCGGAATTATAGCTGCAAACCGTACCAACACTATTGGTATCAAAGGCGTAGCAGATAATGTGCAGATTATGGGAGTTCGCAGTGTGCCGGATGGTGATGAACGTGATAAAGATGTTGCCAACGCGATACGTTATGCAGTTGCGAATGGTGCGAAGGTTTTGAATATGAGTTTTGGTAAAGCCTATTCATGGGATAAGAATGCCGTTGATGAGGCCGTTAAGTATGCCATGTCTAAAGATGTGCTTATTATCCAGGCCGCAGGAAATGACAATAAAAATCTTGATGTAGAAAAAAGTTTCCCGGACCGCAGATATGAGGGTGGTGGAACAGCAGAAGCTTATATCGTAGTAGGTGCTTCGGGATCTGCTGATGATCAAACTTTGAAAGCTGACTTTTCTAACTATGGGAAAACAACTGTTGATGTATTCGCACCAGGCGTAAAAATTTATTCTACAGTACCGGGATCAAAATACGAAGCTTACAATGGTACAAGTATGGCTGCCCCTGTAGTTGCAGGTGTTGCCACACTGATCAGAGAATATTATCCTAAATTAACTGCTGTACAGGTTAAGGATATTATTATGAAATCAGTAGTCAAAGTTAATCACGATGTAGCTATAGAAGGTGCTGATGGTGAAACTCCGAAATCTGTACCGTTTGCAGATATTTGTATCTCAGGTGGAATTGTGAATGCTTATAATGCTTTAAAATTGGCTGCGGATTATAAATAG
- the cobA gene encoding uroporphyrinogen-III C-methyltransferase, whose amino-acid sequence MILNKIKNSIQEPRITLVGAGPGDPDLISLKGVKALNTADVVLYDALVNGALLNHAPEHAIKIFVGSQSDGESFSQDAVNKLMIDYALNYGHVVRLKSGDPFVFAKGFEEVNFAESYSIQTEIVPGISSAIGVPGLHKIPMIYGNMSESFWVLSGVNSNGEISSDLRGAAQSKATVVVLMGIERIREIAAIFIAEGKDRLPVAVIENGSVHDEKTIVGVVETIAELVEDHQVSSPALLIFGDVVSLHPSFDSIRDFYHILSEG is encoded by the coding sequence ATGATTTTAAATAAAATAAAAAACAGCATTCAGGAACCCCGTATCACTTTAGTAGGAGCCGGCCCCGGAGATCCTGATTTAATTAGTTTAAAAGGAGTAAAAGCGCTTAACACTGCAGATGTTGTATTGTATGATGCTTTAGTGAATGGCGCATTGCTGAATCATGCTCCGGAACATGCCATTAAAATATTTGTAGGAAGTCAGTCTGATGGAGAATCCTTCTCACAGGATGCCGTAAATAAATTAATGATTGATTACGCTTTGAATTACGGCCATGTGGTAAGGCTTAAAAGTGGTGATCCATTTGTGTTTGCCAAAGGCTTCGAAGAAGTAAATTTCGCAGAATCTTATAGTATTCAAACTGAAATTGTACCCGGTATCTCCAGTGCTATTGGTGTTCCGGGCCTGCACAAAATCCCGATGATTTATGGAAATATGAGCGAAAGCTTCTGGGTACTGTCAGGCGTTAATTCAAATGGAGAGATCTCTTCGGATCTGAGAGGTGCAGCACAATCCAAAGCAACTGTTGTCGTTTTAATGGGAATTGAAAGAATCAGAGAGATTGCTGCAATTTTTATAGCTGAAGGAAAAGACAGGTTACCTGTTGCAGTTATTGAAAATGGATCTGTGCATGATGAAAAAACAATTGTTGGCGTTGTAGAGACTATTGCAGAGCTGGTTGAAGATCACCAAGTTTCTTCGCCTGCATTACTAATTTTTGGTGATGTAGTTTCTTTACATCCATCTTTTGACAGCATCAGAGATTTTTATCATATACTTTCCGAAGGATAG
- a CDS encoding Rrf2 family transcriptional regulator, with the protein MLSKKTKYAIKALVALGKNVENPPMQIVRLAEQEMIPRKFLEQILLDLRNAGYLYSKKGAGGGYSLNKNAADIYLVDILRITDGPIAMVPCASLKFYRKCDECHDEKTCGIRKTFIDVRDATLEVLSKTSVADVIARESNGEMMF; encoded by the coding sequence ATGTTGTCTAAGAAAACAAAATATGCCATTAAAGCACTGGTGGCTTTAGGCAAGAACGTTGAGAATCCTCCCATGCAAATCGTAAGATTAGCAGAACAGGAGATGATACCCAGGAAATTTCTGGAACAGATATTATTGGATTTGCGTAATGCAGGTTATCTGTATAGTAAAAAAGGTGCAGGTGGAGGTTATAGTCTGAACAAGAATGCTGCGGATATATATTTGGTGGATATTCTAAGGATAACAGACGGGCCGATTGCTATGGTTCCTTGTGCAAGTTTAAAATTTTATCGTAAATGTGATGAGTGCCATGATGAAAAAACATGCGGGATCAGAAAGACATTTATTGATGTCAGAGATGCTACCCTCGAAGTACTTTCAAAAACCTCTGTAGCAGACGTTATTGCACGTGAAAGCAATGGGGAAATGATGTTTTAA
- a CDS encoding sigma-54-dependent transcriptional regulator, with product MAKILIIEDDLTFSQLLEGFLKKHGHEPHVVHDVKSTFKLISQHNFELFLIDYRLPDGTGLDVLAHLRENGLNYPVVIMTSFNDVRTAVKSIQLGAIDYITKPVNPDELLMIIKGALEKKEEKSQPASVEHEDFIKGKSTTADKLYAHIDLVAPTDMSVIIQGESGTGKEYAARTLHTQSKRNTKPFVAIDCGALSKDLAASELFGHVKGAFTGAVNDKKGQFEAAEGGTLFLDEVGNLSYEVQVKLLRALQERVIQPLGSTKKIPVNVRIITATNDDLLTSIQNGEFREDLYHRLNEFKILLPALRDRGKDLELFINHFIKLSNTELDRNVQHLSGPVKDLLLQYDWPGNLRELKNVIKRMVLLTPADTAGIESLPDEMILAIKQTPKPGGSDLKAINESNEKTLILETLIKVKYNKSKAAKLLNIDRKTLYSKMERYEIE from the coding sequence ATGGCGAAAATACTTATTATTGAAGATGATCTGACGTTCTCGCAGTTGTTAGAAGGCTTTCTTAAAAAGCATGGTCATGAACCTCATGTTGTTCATGATGTCAAAAGTACTTTCAAGCTCATTTCGCAGCACAATTTCGAACTCTTTCTGATAGATTATCGTCTTCCTGATGGAACTGGACTTGATGTGCTCGCACATTTGCGGGAAAACGGATTAAATTATCCGGTGGTGATCATGACCAGTTTTAATGATGTAAGAACTGCGGTAAAATCAATCCAGCTCGGTGCAATAGATTATATTACCAAGCCTGTGAATCCGGATGAACTGCTGATGATCATCAAAGGCGCTCTCGAGAAAAAGGAAGAAAAGAGCCAGCCTGCTTCGGTTGAACATGAGGATTTCATTAAAGGAAAAAGTACAACAGCCGATAAGCTGTATGCCCATATAGATCTGGTTGCTCCAACAGACATGTCTGTAATTATTCAGGGAGAAAGTGGTACGGGTAAAGAATATGCAGCCCGCACCTTACATACCCAAAGTAAACGTAACACTAAACCTTTCGTTGCAATTGACTGCGGGGCTCTTTCTAAAGACCTGGCTGCAAGTGAACTGTTCGGCCATGTTAAAGGTGCTTTTACAGGCGCTGTGAATGACAAAAAGGGACAATTCGAAGCTGCTGAAGGGGGTACTTTATTTTTGGATGAAGTAGGAAACCTGAGTTATGAAGTTCAGGTAAAACTGTTAAGAGCTTTACAGGAAAGAGTGATCCAGCCTTTGGGCAGTACTAAAAAGATCCCGGTTAATGTGCGCATTATCACAGCAACCAATGATGACCTGTTAACCAGCATCCAGAATGGTGAATTCCGCGAAGATCTGTATCACCGTTTAAACGAGTTTAAAATTCTTTTACCTGCTTTACGCGATCGTGGTAAAGACCTGGAGTTGTTTATCAATCATTTTATCAAACTTTCCAATACTGAACTGGATAGAAATGTACAACATCTTTCCGGCCCGGTTAAAGATCTGCTTTTGCAATATGACTGGCCCGGGAACTTAAGGGAACTGAAAAACGTAATCAAAAGGATGGTTTTACTGACCCCTGCTGATACTGCAGGTATTGAGTCTCTGCCAGACGAAATGATACTAGCCATTAAACAAACTCCTAAACCAGGTGGCTCAGACCTTAAAGCGATCAATGAAAGCAATGAGAAAACACTGATCCTGGAAACACTGATTAAGGTGAAGTACAACAAATCAAAAGCAGCAAAACTGCTTAATATAGACAGAAAAACGCTTTACAGTAAAATGGAGCGTTACGAGATTGAATAA
- a CDS encoding hybrid sensor histidine kinase/response regulator: MIDVSRKSFLSDAKGKIIIGFILAFFALFLAWGVSKIAFDEMLDTVDTISTPNVKLRLVNMVSRKIASLDQQQKNLAFNSPGNYSNFFKQSGQLRLMLDTLGGMYAADSVQLSRIKSIEKLLVQRDKQFISYLKVREGLVNNKSFTQEVRKLNELVNKGPQQQDSTIVTTEKKTSTVTILPVDESKQRKGFFNRLFNKKKEEEDKSYQVTNEEKIKRDTIALAGETVIAKGLEKSLRTIAKEQQLKSARFLDREAVLANANDVLIRQMLDILRKVEAEVVAQIEQNGIAAKAVVNTGITRISFIMIGFFLLTIVLLYLILTDITKSNLYRKELEAARDEAEYHGMAKQRFLSNMSHEIRTPLQSIIGYAEIIREQEHPKKKDIDAIYHSSEHLLQIVNEILDYNRIISGKFTFQQKTFNIRELLEEVIIIMEPQAEQKNLKMRTEIELHDTDFVVGDAFRLKQILYNLLSNAIKFTQTGEVLLSVFYKRQSDNLHFTFLVKDTGIGLTEEESSRVFNEFEQIDSPDKEVNNKAGAGLGLTIIKSLVENQDGRIYVKSKPGEGSIFTVYLTFKIAAVPVGESKVAQLSEKTYVKDKVWVVDDDRLILDLCQLIFTKKNIAHVCFNTPAAMLAADWDPEVKYILMDMRMPEISGAELCVLMKAKIPLDVKVYAMTAQVLPEELESVLQQGFDGLIMKPFRESDLLDVFSTTALPENAVEQKVKSVPQKQATDEFAGIALDTAVVEKMTFGDQELLLSILNRFKEDCQHDMVELQQSIHTNDQPLARLIVHRIAGRTAQMGSGQLAAEFRTMEIELSEIQDIQPEHQDKLEYLIKRLGLLMQLVDQKIG, translated from the coding sequence ATGATAGATGTTTCCCGGAAAAGTTTTTTAAGCGATGCCAAAGGCAAAATTATAATAGGTTTCATCCTGGCCTTCTTTGCCCTTTTTTTAGCCTGGGGAGTCAGCAAAATAGCCTTTGATGAGATGCTGGATACAGTGGATACCATCTCCACACCTAACGTCAAACTGCGGCTGGTTAACATGGTCTCACGAAAAATAGCGAGTCTGGATCAGCAGCAAAAAAACCTGGCTTTCAACTCACCAGGTAATTATAGCAACTTCTTTAAACAATCCGGGCAGCTCAGGCTGATGCTGGACACTTTAGGAGGGATGTATGCTGCCGATTCTGTTCAGCTGAGCAGGATTAAATCTATAGAAAAACTATTGGTACAAAGAGATAAACAATTTATCAGCTACCTTAAAGTCAGAGAGGGGCTGGTCAATAATAAATCGTTTACTCAGGAAGTTCGAAAGTTGAATGAGCTGGTTAACAAAGGACCGCAGCAACAGGACAGTACCATTGTCACCACAGAAAAAAAGACTTCCACGGTTACGATATTGCCTGTCGATGAGTCTAAACAGCGCAAAGGATTTTTCAACCGCCTGTTTAATAAGAAAAAGGAAGAAGAAGATAAATCTTACCAGGTTACCAATGAAGAAAAAATAAAAAGGGATACTATTGCCCTGGCAGGGGAGACTGTGATTGCGAAAGGACTGGAAAAATCATTGCGTACCATAGCAAAAGAGCAGCAATTGAAAAGCGCGCGTTTTTTGGACAGAGAAGCTGTTCTTGCCAATGCGAATGATGTGCTGATCCGTCAGATGCTTGATATTCTGAGAAAAGTAGAAGCAGAGGTAGTTGCCCAGATAGAGCAAAATGGTATAGCCGCAAAAGCAGTAGTGAATACCGGGATCACGAGGATAAGCTTTATTATGATCGGTTTTTTCTTATTAACCATCGTTTTGTTATACCTCATTTTAACAGATATCACGAAAAGCAATCTTTACAGGAAAGAACTGGAAGCGGCAAGGGATGAGGCAGAGTATCATGGAATGGCAAAACAACGCTTCCTTTCCAATATGAGTCATGAAATAAGAACGCCTTTGCAATCTATTATTGGTTATGCTGAAATTATCAGGGAGCAGGAACATCCTAAAAAGAAAGATATTGATGCGATCTATCATTCTTCTGAGCATTTGCTACAGATTGTGAATGAAATTTTAGATTATAACCGGATTATCTCGGGGAAATTCACCTTTCAGCAAAAAACCTTCAATATCAGGGAGCTTTTAGAAGAAGTGATTATAATTATGGAGCCGCAAGCTGAGCAGAAAAATCTGAAAATGCGGACAGAAATAGAGCTTCATGATACTGATTTCGTCGTTGGAGATGCCTTTAGACTGAAACAGATTTTATATAATTTGCTGAGTAATGCTATTAAATTTACACAAACAGGTGAAGTGCTGCTGAGTGTTTTTTATAAACGGCAATCAGATAATCTGCATTTTACTTTCCTGGTAAAGGATACGGGCATCGGATTAACTGAAGAAGAAAGCAGTCGTGTTTTTAATGAATTTGAGCAGATTGATTCACCGGATAAAGAAGTGAACAATAAAGCGGGTGCAGGCCTGGGACTTACGATCATTAAATCACTGGTAGAAAACCAGGACGGACGGATTTATGTTAAAAGTAAACCCGGAGAAGGAAGCATTTTTACTGTATATCTGACTTTCAAAATTGCAGCTGTACCAGTTGGAGAAAGTAAAGTGGCACAGCTCAGCGAAAAGACTTATGTGAAAGATAAAGTATGGGTAGTAGATGATGACCGGCTGATCCTGGATTTGTGTCAGCTCATTTTTACGAAAAAGAACATTGCTCATGTCTGCTTTAATACACCGGCAGCTATGCTGGCTGCGGATTGGGATCCTGAAGTTAAATATATTCTGATGGATATGCGGATGCCTGAGATTTCGGGAGCAGAACTTTGCGTCTTGATGAAAGCTAAGATCCCTTTAGATGTTAAGGTATATGCAATGACTGCCCAGGTTTTACCAGAGGAACTGGAATCAGTATTGCAGCAGGGGTTTGATGGACTGATTATGAAGCCATTCCGGGAAAGTGATCTGCTTGATGTTTTCAGTACAACAGCACTGCCTGAAAATGCTGTTGAGCAAAAGGTTAAATCAGTACCTCAAAAACAAGCAACGGACGAATTTGCCGGAATTGCATTGGATACTGCAGTTGTAGAAAAGATGACTTTTGGTGATCAGGAATTGTTATTAAGTATTCTGAACAGATTTAAGGAAGACTGCCAGCATGATATGGTGGAACTTCAGCAAAGTATCCACACCAATGATCAGCCTTTAGCCAGGTTAATTGTTCACCGTATCGCCGGCAGAACGGCACAAATGGGATCAGGACAGCTTGCCGCAGAATTCCGGACGATGGAAATTGAACTCTCTGAGATACAGGATATTCAACCGGAGCATCAGGACAAGCTGGAATATTTAATCAAAAGACTTGGCCTGCTCATGCAGTTAGTAGACCAGAAAATTGGCTGA
- a CDS encoding alpha-ketoglutarate-dependent dioxygenase AlkB, giving the protein MDLFSTGELVNLLPYDGEVIYYGQLIPAGKLTYYLERLRNEIIWKNDEAVIFGKHIITKRKVAWYGDAEYAYTYSNTTKHALLWTEDLLALKQLVEEQTGARFNSCLLNLYHDGEEGMAWHSDDEKSLGRNTTIASVSFGAERKFAFKHKGTKQVVSLLLENGSLLVMKGETQTHWLHRLPTTTKVTRPRINLTFRTIV; this is encoded by the coding sequence ATGGATTTATTCAGTACCGGAGAATTAGTGAATTTGCTGCCTTATGATGGTGAAGTAATTTATTATGGACAATTAATACCTGCTGGTAAACTCACTTACTATCTGGAGCGCCTGAGGAATGAAATCATCTGGAAAAATGATGAAGCAGTTATTTTTGGTAAACATATTATCACCAAAAGGAAAGTTGCGTGGTATGGAGATGCTGAATATGCCTACACGTATTCCAATACAACCAAACATGCCCTTTTATGGACAGAAGACCTGCTGGCCTTAAAACAGCTGGTAGAGGAGCAAACGGGTGCGCGGTTTAATTCCTGTCTGCTTAATTTATACCATGATGGTGAGGAAGGGATGGCATGGCATAGTGATGATGAGAAATCGCTGGGCAGGAATACCACGATCGCTTCGGTGAGTTTTGGTGCGGAACGTAAATTTGCTTTCAAACATAAAGGCACGAAACAAGTGGTTTCCCTGCTGCTGGAAAATGGAAGTTTATTAGTCATGAAAGGTGAAACACAAACGCACTGGCTGCACCGTTTGCCAACAACCACTAAAGTTACCCGCCCGAGAATAAACCTAACCTTCAGGACTATCGTATAA
- a CDS encoding Ada metal-binding domain-containing protein, giving the protein MNPVNLLNHTEISAVQLRMLIKKGIITLGGNKKLKIYGLLNCKSGKRMKAENRVFFTDEQQAIANGFRPCGNCKRNLYKKWIYSVPEN; this is encoded by the coding sequence ATGAATCCTGTAAATTTGCTCAATCATACAGAAATTAGTGCTGTACAGCTGAGAATGCTGATCAAAAAAGGTATAATTACCTTAGGTGGAAATAAAAAACTAAAGATCTATGGACTGCTGAACTGTAAAAGCGGAAAGCGGATGAAGGCGGAGAACAGGGTGTTTTTTACAGATGAACAGCAAGCCATAGCAAACGGATTCCGTCCATGCGGAAATTGCAAAAGAAACTTATATAAGAAATGGATTTATTCAGTACCGGAGAATTAG
- a CDS encoding 2OG-Fe(II) oxygenase yields MKTVEEKIAAADWQRVTESMHDQGYAVLKNILTAEDCAGLISNYQNPDGYRKTVIMERYRFGIGEYKYFNYPLPALVQSIRTTVYPHLAPIANTWMKVLQLDNQYPLLHEEFLARCKAQQQTKPAVLILKYGQGGYNTLHQDLYGDLYFPIQLVLFLNEPGEDYEGGEFVLTQQNPRAQSKAMVLKPCKGDLLLFTTNFRPAKGSKGYYQLKMKHGISEVQSGERYAVGIIFHDALT; encoded by the coding sequence ATGAAGACAGTTGAAGAGAAAATAGCAGCTGCCGACTGGCAGCGGGTTACAGAAAGTATGCACGATCAGGGTTATGCTGTACTTAAAAATATATTAACAGCAGAAGACTGTGCCGGACTGATCAGTAATTATCAAAATCCGGATGGTTATCGGAAAACAGTGATAATGGAAAGATACCGTTTTGGTATCGGAGAATATAAATATTTCAATTATCCTTTACCGGCATTGGTCCAGTCTATCAGAACAACAGTTTATCCCCATCTTGCTCCGATTGCGAATACCTGGATGAAGGTTCTTCAGCTGGATAATCAATATCCGCTGCTTCATGAAGAATTTTTAGCAAGGTGTAAAGCGCAGCAGCAAACTAAACCGGCAGTACTGATTTTGAAATATGGGCAGGGGGGATATAACACGCTGCATCAGGATCTTTATGGAGATCTTTATTTTCCGATACAGCTGGTGTTGTTCTTAAATGAACCTGGAGAAGATTATGAAGGTGGTGAGTTTGTGCTGACCCAGCAAAATCCCAGAGCACAGTCTAAAGCTATGGTATTAAAACCCTGCAAAGGAGATCTGTTGTTGTTCACCACCAATTTCAGACCTGCAAAAGGTAGCAAAGGATATTATCAGCTAAAAATGAAGCATGGAATCAGTGAGGTACAAAGCGGGGAACGTTATGCGGTGGGCATTATATTTCACGATGCATTAACTTAA
- a CDS encoding bifunctional helix-turn-helix domain-containing protein/methylated-DNA--[protein]-cysteine S-methyltransferase, whose amino-acid sequence MKAQEETNYSRIAQAISYINGNFKTQPGLEEVAEKINLSPFHFQRLFTEWAGVSPKKFLQYLTVEHAKKMLKENQATLFETAFETGLSGTSRLHDLFVNIEGMTPGEYKNGGENLTINYSFAETPFGNILVASTPKGICHIAFTEHAEDALEDLKTKFPNAVYQQFADAAQQHALYIFRQDWDRISEIKLHLKGTDFQLKVWETLLKIPAGQLTTYGAVAREIGLPSASRAVGSAIGANPVAFIIPCHRIIQSTGLLGQYHWGSTRKTAIIGWEAAMTTSEA is encoded by the coding sequence ATGAAAGCACAGGAAGAAACTAATTATAGCCGCATTGCCCAGGCAATCAGTTATATCAATGGTAACTTTAAAACCCAGCCCGGTCTGGAAGAAGTCGCCGAAAAAATAAATCTCAGCCCCTTTCACTTTCAACGGTTATTTACGGAGTGGGCAGGAGTAAGCCCAAAGAAATTTCTGCAATACCTGACCGTTGAACATGCGAAGAAAATGCTGAAAGAAAACCAGGCTACCCTGTTTGAAACTGCATTTGAAACAGGTCTTTCCGGAACAAGCAGGCTGCATGATCTGTTTGTCAATATTGAAGGAATGACGCCTGGTGAATATAAAAATGGTGGAGAGAACCTGACTATCAACTATAGCTTTGCTGAGACCCCCTTTGGTAACATCCTGGTAGCTTCAACACCTAAGGGAATTTGTCATATTGCTTTTACTGAGCATGCTGAAGATGCACTGGAAGACTTGAAAACGAAATTTCCCAATGCTGTTTACCAGCAATTTGCTGATGCTGCTCAACAGCATGCCCTTTATATTTTTAGACAAGACTGGGATCGGATCAGTGAGATCAAATTACATTTAAAAGGAACGGATTTTCAATTGAAAGTATGGGAAACTTTATTGAAAATCCCGGCTGGACAATTGACAACTTATGGTGCTGTTGCCAGAGAGATAGGTCTGCCATCTGCATCCAGAGCTGTAGGTTCAGCCATAGGTGCTAATCCGGTAGCCTTTATCATTCCCTGTCACCGCATCATTCAGTCTACGGGTTTACTAGGTCAATACCACTGGGGAAGTACGCGCAAAACGGCTATAATTGGGTGGGAAGCGGCAATGACAACCAGCGAAGCATAA
- a CDS encoding HlyD family secretion protein has product MSLSNYTIETISGNSIVHRSKIGKPSQFIYIVTVLAILAVFTALPFIKTPISVKSNGLLQSSMEKTELTVPVNGRITQLGLKDNKKVKQGDILLVIDASAPKKQDALVQTRQGQISEFLQDLNKLLVYIQWNGYSYPNPKTGQYTAAWQEFAQESETARIAKEQTETTFNRYNKLYQSKVVTESEYEKYKFEKEQAASAYLMVTSKYKTRWQTEANQFRNEMRQLSSQQVDLNEQKKQYTLRAPISGSVQNLSGIQKDAYVFANQKIGELSPDTNITAFCYIKPADIGLIRKGQEVRFQVDAFNYNQWGLATGQVLDISDDIIIVNNQPVFKVRCNLTRNYLVLKNGYKGFLKKGMNFTARFTVTERSLYQLLYDKVDDWVNPNVSDKI; this is encoded by the coding sequence ATGTCCCTGTCTAATTACACCATTGAAACTATATCGGGTAATTCCATCGTTCACCGGTCAAAGATTGGTAAGCCCAGCCAATTTATCTATATCGTCACCGTACTGGCTATCTTAGCTGTCTTTACCGCATTACCCTTTATTAAAACGCCAATCAGCGTAAAAAGCAATGGCCTTTTACAATCTTCTATGGAGAAAACAGAGCTTACTGTTCCTGTTAATGGCAGAATTACTCAGCTCGGATTGAAAGACAATAAAAAAGTAAAACAGGGCGACATCTTATTAGTTATTGATGCTTCTGCACCCAAAAAACAGGATGCTCTTGTACAAACACGCCAGGGACAGATCAGTGAATTTTTACAAGACCTGAATAAATTACTGGTATACATTCAATGGAATGGATATAGTTATCCAAATCCGAAAACTGGCCAGTATACTGCAGCCTGGCAGGAATTTGCACAGGAGTCTGAAACTGCCAGAATTGCGAAAGAACAGACGGAAACCACTTTTAACAGATATAATAAATTGTACCAGAGTAAAGTTGTGACTGAATCTGAATATGAAAAATATAAGTTTGAAAAAGAACAGGCGGCTTCTGCTTACCTGATGGTGACCAGCAAGTATAAAACCAGGTGGCAAACAGAAGCCAATCAATTCAGAAATGAAATGCGTCAGCTTTCCAGCCAGCAGGTGGACTTAAACGAACAGAAAAAACAATATACTTTGAGGGCTCCGATCAGCGGCTCAGTTCAGAATCTTTCAGGTATCCAGAAAGACGCTTATGTATTTGCCAATCAAAAAATCGGAGAGCTATCTCCGGATACTAATATTACTGCTTTCTGTTATATCAAACCAGCAGATATCGGGCTGATCAGAAAAGGACAAGAGGTCAGGTTCCAGGTGGATGCTTTTAATTATAACCAATGGGGACTGGCAACCGGACAAGTACTCGACATATCAGATGATATTATCATTGTAAACAATCAGCCCGTATTTAAAGTGAGATGTAACCTGACCAGGAATTATTTAGTGTTAAAAAACGGTTATAAAGGATTTTTAAAAAAAGGCATGAACTTCACTGCGCGCTTCACTGTGACCGAGCGCAGTTTATATCAGTTACTATATGATAAAGTTGATGACTGGGTTAATCCAAATGTAAGCGACAAAATATGA